Proteins encoded in a region of the Pseudomonas sp. PDNC002 genome:
- a CDS encoding response regulator, translated as MNASAATILVVDDEPQIRKFLRISLSAGGYKVLEAGTGEEGLAQAALGRPDLVVLDLGLPDKDGQDVLRELREWSQVPVLVLSVRASESEKVLALDSGANDYVTKPFGIQEFLARIRVLLRQGGSGETQEAVVAVGPLSVDFSYRRVLLDGDEVSLTRKEYAVLSTLARHIGRVVTQQQLLKDIWGPTHTEDTHYLRVVVGHLRQKLADDPTNPRFIVTEAGVGYRLRDA; from the coding sequence ATGAACGCCAGCGCCGCCACCATTCTGGTCGTCGACGACGAACCGCAGATCCGCAAGTTCCTCCGTATCAGCCTGAGCGCCGGTGGCTACAAGGTGCTGGAAGCCGGTACGGGCGAGGAAGGCCTGGCCCAGGCCGCGCTGGGGCGCCCGGACCTGGTGGTGCTCGACCTCGGCCTGCCGGACAAGGACGGCCAGGATGTGCTGCGCGAACTGCGCGAGTGGTCGCAGGTGCCGGTGCTGGTGCTCTCCGTGCGCGCCAGCGAAAGCGAGAAGGTGCTGGCGCTCGACAGCGGCGCCAACGACTACGTGACCAAGCCTTTCGGCATCCAGGAATTCCTGGCGCGCATCCGTGTGCTGCTGCGCCAGGGCGGCAGTGGCGAGACGCAGGAAGCGGTGGTGGCGGTCGGGCCGCTGAGCGTGGATTTCTCCTACCGCCGGGTGCTGCTCGACGGTGACGAAGTCTCGCTGACGCGCAAGGAGTACGCGGTGCTTTCGACCCTGGCGCGCCATATCGGCCGCGTGGTGACGCAGCAGCAACTGCTCAAGGACATCTGGGGGCCGACGCATACCGAGGACACGCACTATCTGCGAGTGGTCGTCGGTCATCTCCGCCAGAAACTCGCCGACGACCCGACCAACCCGCGCTTCATCGTCACCGAAGCCGGCGTCGGCTACCGCCTGCGCGACGCCTGA
- a CDS encoding patatin-like phospholipase family protein has translation MSKQIALVLGSGGARGYAHIGVIEEIERRGYEIVCIAGCSMGSVIGGIYAAGKLREYRDWVESLDYLDVLRLLDVSFRLGAIRGERVFGKIHELLGEINIEDLPIPYTAVATDLTNQQEIWFQEGCLHQAMRASAAIPSLFTPVMQGSRMLVDGGLLNPLPIVPVVSTHADLIVAVNLNATNQRQYSLPVIERPAALKGRFDAVITGLSNKLSFFRRGESESPPELIADALLHPVPAASEEPAEPEMQQPAAAPQTKGSPRSATGSHVIDSSSPASLLELVNQSFEVMQTSLAQYKIAGYPPDILINVPKRVCRFFEFYKAPELIALGRQIASDTLDRYEAENPY, from the coding sequence ATGTCAAAACAGATTGCGCTGGTGCTTGGTTCCGGCGGAGCCCGCGGTTATGCGCACATTGGCGTAATCGAAGAAATCGAACGGCGCGGCTATGAGATCGTCTGCATCGCCGGCTGCTCGATGGGATCGGTGATCGGCGGCATCTACGCGGCCGGCAAACTGCGCGAATACCGCGACTGGGTGGAAAGTCTCGATTATCTCGACGTCTTGCGCCTGCTCGATGTCAGCTTCCGCCTCGGCGCCATTCGCGGCGAGCGGGTATTCGGCAAGATTCACGAACTGCTCGGCGAGATCAACATCGAGGACTTGCCGATCCCCTACACCGCGGTCGCCACCGACCTCACCAACCAGCAGGAAATCTGGTTCCAGGAGGGCTGCCTGCACCAGGCGATGCGCGCCTCCGCGGCGATTCCCAGCCTGTTCACCCCGGTCATGCAGGGTAGCCGCATGCTGGTGGATGGCGGCCTGCTCAACCCGCTGCCGATCGTCCCGGTGGTCTCGACCCACGCCGACCTGATCGTCGCGGTCAACCTCAACGCCACCAACCAGCGCCAGTATTCGCTGCCGGTGATCGAACGGCCGGCGGCGCTGAAAGGCCGCTTCGACGCGGTGATCACCGGCCTGTCCAACAAGCTGAGCTTCTTCCGTCGTGGGGAAAGCGAATCCCCACCGGAGCTGATCGCCGACGCCCTGCTCCACCCGGTCCCGGCCGCCTCGGAGGAGCCTGCCGAACCGGAGATGCAGCAACCCGCCGCCGCGCCCCAGACCAAGGGCTCGCCCCGTTCGGCCACCGGCAGCCACGTGATCGACAGCAGCAGCCCGGCCTCCTTGCTCGAACTGGTGAACCAGAGCTTCGAGGTGATGCAGACGTCGCTCGCGCAGTACAAGATCGCCGGCTACCCGCCGGACATCCTGATCAACGTGCCCAAGCGTGTGTGCCGTTTCTTCGAGTTCTACAAGGCGCCGGAGCTCATCGCCCTCGGCCGGCAGATCGCCAGCGATACGCTGGATCGGTATGAGGCGGAGAATCCGTATTGA
- the selD gene encoding selenide, water dikinase SelD, with product MSEPIRLTQYSHGAGCGCKISPKVLEVILAGSGAQNLDPKLWVGNASRDDAAVYAIDAERGVVSTTDFFMPIVDDPFDFGRIAATNAISDIYAMGGDPLMAIAILGWPVNVLAPEIAREVIAGGRKVCDEAGIPLAGGHSIDAPEPIFGLAVTGIVEKRFMKRNDTATEGCTLYLTKPLGIGILTTAEKKAKLRAEDVGVARDWMCTLNKPGARFGKLAGVKAMTDVTGFGLLGHLVEMADGSGLTARVRFDAVPRLGSVEHYLEAGCVPGGTLRNFDSYGERIAPLPELRKLLLCDPQTSGGLLVAVAPEGQAEFLATAKELGLDLAPIGELVGRQRHAVEVE from the coding sequence ATGAGCGAACCGATCCGCCTGACCCAGTACAGCCATGGTGCCGGTTGCGGCTGCAAGATTTCCCCCAAGGTGCTGGAGGTGATCCTCGCCGGCAGCGGCGCGCAGAACCTCGACCCGAAGCTGTGGGTCGGCAACGCCTCCCGTGATGATGCCGCTGTTTATGCTATCGACGCCGAACGCGGCGTAGTCTCCACCACCGACTTCTTCATGCCGATCGTCGACGATCCCTTCGATTTCGGCCGCATCGCCGCCACCAATGCCATCAGCGACATCTACGCCATGGGCGGCGATCCGCTGATGGCCATCGCCATCCTCGGCTGGCCGGTGAACGTGCTGGCGCCGGAAATCGCCCGCGAGGTGATCGCCGGCGGCCGCAAGGTCTGCGACGAAGCCGGCATCCCGCTGGCCGGCGGGCATTCCATTGACGCGCCCGAGCCGATCTTCGGCCTGGCCGTCACCGGGATCGTCGAGAAGCGCTTCATGAAGCGTAATGACACCGCCACCGAAGGCTGCACGCTGTATCTCACCAAACCGCTGGGCATCGGCATCCTTACCACCGCCGAGAAGAAGGCCAAGCTGCGCGCCGAGGACGTGGGCGTCGCCCGCGACTGGATGTGCACCCTGAACAAGCCCGGCGCGCGCTTCGGCAAGCTGGCCGGGGTGAAGGCGATGACCGACGTCACCGGCTTCGGGTTGCTCGGCCATCTGGTGGAAATGGCCGACGGCAGCGGGCTGACCGCCCGCGTCCGCTTCGATGCCGTACCGCGCCTGGGCAGTGTCGAACATTATCTGGAAGCCGGCTGCGTGCCCGGCGGCACCCTGCGTAACTTCGACAGCTACGGCGAACGCATTGCACCGTTGCCCGAACTGCGCAAGTTGCTGCTGTGCGATCCGCAAACCAGCGGCGGACTGCTGGTGGCGGTCGCCCCGGAAGGCCAGGCTGAATTCCTCGCAACTGCCAAGGAACTGGGGCTGGACCTGGCGCCCATCGGCGAACTGGTGGGCCGACAGCGTCACGCGGTCGAGGTGGAGTGA
- the mnmH gene encoding tRNA 2-selenouridine(34) synthase MnmH, with protein MRDNTRHYRDLFLDDVPMMDVRAPVEHGKGAFPHTVNLPLMNDIERQKVGTCYKQNGQQAAIALGHELVCGELKDARIEAWANFAKANPEGYLYCFRGGLRSQITQQWLKSEAGIEYPRVVGGYKAMRGFLFDTTLAAVEECQFVLVGGLTGTGKTEVIAQLANSLDLEGHANHRGSAFGRRATPQPAQIDFENRLAIDILKKRHAGMEQFVLEDEGRIVGSCSVPLELYQGMQQYPLVWLEDSFERRVERILQDYVVNLCADHVQVVGEEGGFDAFAAYLRKSLSGIVKRLGGERYQRLAAIMDAALEEQKRSGAVELHRGWIEGLLGEYYDPMYAFQRESKGERVEFRGTQDEVVEYLRFRAER; from the coding sequence ATGCGCGACAACACCCGCCACTACCGCGATCTGTTTCTCGACGACGTGCCGATGATGGATGTGCGCGCCCCGGTCGAGCATGGCAAGGGCGCCTTTCCCCACACCGTGAACCTGCCGCTGATGAACGACATCGAGCGGCAGAAGGTCGGCACCTGCTACAAGCAGAACGGCCAGCAGGCCGCCATCGCCCTGGGCCACGAGCTGGTCTGCGGCGAACTCAAGGACGCACGCATCGAAGCCTGGGCGAACTTCGCCAAGGCCAACCCCGAGGGTTACCTGTACTGCTTCCGCGGCGGGCTGCGGTCGCAGATCACCCAGCAGTGGCTGAAGAGCGAAGCCGGTATCGAGTACCCGCGCGTGGTCGGCGGCTACAAGGCGATGCGCGGCTTCCTATTCGACACCACCCTCGCCGCTGTCGAGGAGTGCCAGTTCGTGCTGGTGGGCGGCCTGACCGGGACCGGCAAGACCGAGGTCATCGCCCAACTGGCCAACAGCCTGGACCTGGAAGGCCACGCCAACCATCGCGGCTCCGCCTTCGGCCGCCGCGCCACGCCGCAGCCGGCGCAGATCGATTTCGAGAACCGCCTGGCCATCGACATCCTGAAGAAGCGTCACGCCGGCATGGAGCAGTTCGTGCTGGAGGATGAAGGTCGCATCGTCGGTAGCTGCTCGGTACCGCTGGAGCTGTACCAGGGCATGCAGCAGTACCCGTTGGTGTGGCTGGAAGACAGCTTCGAGCGGCGCGTGGAGCGCATCCTCCAGGATTACGTGGTGAACCTGTGCGCCGACCATGTGCAAGTGGTGGGTGAGGAGGGCGGTTTCGACGCTTTTGCCGCGTACCTGCGCAAGAGCCTGTCGGGCATCGTCAAGCGCCTGGGTGGCGAGCGTTACCAGCGGTTGGCGGCGATCATGGATGCGGCCCTGGAAGAGCAGAAACGCAGTGGCGCGGTGGAGTTGCATCGCGGATGGATCGAAGGGCTGCTGGGGGAGTATTACGACCCGATGTATGCCTTCCAGCGCGAGAGCAAAGGCGAGCGCGTGGAGTTCCGTGGGACGCAGGACGAGGTGGTGGAGTACCTGAGGTTCCGCGCCGAGCGCTGA
- a CDS encoding GFA family protein, with protein sequence MVHQGSCHCGQVAFEVEGDVGEVVSCNCSICRRKGSLLWFVPRGKLRMTTPESAMSSYTFNTHRIEHRFCPTCGCAPLAYASAPDGTPMAAINVRCLPGVELSELTVKEYDGKSR encoded by the coding sequence ATGGTGCATCAGGGCAGTTGTCATTGCGGGCAGGTCGCGTTCGAAGTGGAAGGGGATGTCGGTGAAGTCGTGTCATGCAACTGCTCGATCTGCCGGCGCAAGGGCTCGCTGCTCTGGTTCGTGCCACGCGGCAAGCTGAGGATGACGACTCCTGAGAGTGCGATGAGCAGCTATACGTTCAACACCCACCGCATCGAGCACCGCTTCTGCCCCACCTGCGGTTGCGCACCGTTGGCCTACGCCAGCGCGCCGGACGGCACGCCGATGGCGGCGATCAACGTACGCTGCCTGCCTGGCGTGGAATTGTCGGAGCTGACGGTGAAGGAGTACGACGGCAAGAGCCGGTGA
- a CDS encoding flavin reductase family protein, giving the protein MQLDFTQLSKTDAYRWLASTVTPRPIAWVSTLSADGHSNLAPFSFFQVISDAPPTLLINTSVREDGSVKDTLRNVRETGELVIHLVSAAQAEHMNATAAWLPHGVSEIEHTGIATVPSERVAPPRVVGAPVAFECQLAEIMPYPAQNPSSMLIFARVLLAHIDDAVMQDERHIDPARLDLVGRLGGTQYSYTRDTFSMIRPK; this is encoded by the coding sequence ATGCAACTCGACTTCACCCAACTGTCCAAGACCGACGCCTATCGCTGGCTGGCTTCCACCGTCACGCCGCGCCCCATCGCCTGGGTTAGCACCCTGTCCGCGGACGGCCACAGCAACCTCGCGCCGTTCAGCTTCTTCCAGGTCATCAGCGATGCGCCGCCGACGCTGCTGATCAACACCAGCGTGCGCGAAGACGGCAGCGTCAAGGACACCCTGCGCAACGTGCGCGAGACCGGCGAACTGGTGATCCACCTGGTCAGCGCCGCCCAGGCCGAGCACATGAACGCCACCGCCGCCTGGTTGCCCCATGGCGTCAGCGAAATCGAGCACACCGGTATCGCCACCGTGCCCAGCGAGCGCGTGGCGCCGCCGCGCGTAGTGGGGGCGCCGGTGGCCTTCGAGTGTCAGTTGGCGGAAATCATGCCGTACCCGGCGCAGAACCCGTCCAGCATGCTGATCTTCGCCCGCGTGCTGCTGGCGCACATCGACGATGCGGTGATGCAGGACGAGCGCCACATCGACCCAGCGCGGCTCGATCTGGTAGGCCGCCTGGGCGGCACCCAGTACAGCTACACCCGCGACACCTTCAGCATGATCCGCCCCAAGTAA
- a CDS encoding methyl-accepting chemotaxis protein, with amino-acid sequence MVAYVQRRLADMGTAKKLAIGFGLVLLLTAVVAVIGVTSLRAISQRFDLLSDMSTINREMLEIRQSEKDFVIDASEASAKRLREHAGNLNDAVARLKTQPDQAATMAQAEQGIADYLAAFDKFEKSSKSRRLSLDAATWSVNGASNSLDILQSSLADDGAYELKDSQGQKGEELLQQAAQVSQLYRLVLQGLNEARSRMEAGSEAKAEGGRIKSAAEALELSAKLQESITDPTYVSVLKDVITNINAFVEKLDEYTAALEEEKQVHAQMNDRAAQVMQQVDNAYAAQRSAMLAQLRTNALLIIGSAVLALLVGALASLLITWMIVRPLRQVIGMARRIAEGDLSVSVEVRRKDEVGQLMGAVGSMADSLRGIVSRLSDGVGQITASAQALSSVTERTQHGVNSQKAETDQVATAMNQMAATVHDVARNAEEAASSAEQADGKVASGQDVVRQTLGRIEQLADAVRAATESIEQLGRESQSIGSVLVVIKNVAEQTNLLALNAAIEAARAGEQGRGFAVVADEVRALARRTQQSTAEIETLIAALQNGATTSVQRMQRSHALVEMTVGDAVQTEAALGTIASAVAVIHQMNQQIAAASEQQSAVAEEISRSVTSIRGIADESAQAMESTASSSVELAQLSRELQGLVGQFRL; translated from the coding sequence ATGGTTGCCTACGTGCAGCGTCGTCTGGCCGACATGGGTACAGCGAAGAAACTGGCCATCGGTTTCGGCCTGGTGCTGTTGCTCACCGCCGTGGTGGCGGTGATCGGCGTGACCTCGTTGCGGGCGATTTCCCAGCGCTTCGACCTGCTCAGCGACATGTCGACCATCAACCGTGAAATGCTCGAGATCCGCCAGAGCGAGAAGGATTTCGTCATCGATGCCAGTGAGGCCTCCGCCAAGCGCCTGCGCGAGCATGCCGGCAATTTGAATGACGCGGTAGCGCGACTGAAGACCCAGCCGGACCAGGCCGCCACCATGGCGCAGGCGGAGCAGGGCATCGCCGATTACCTCGCGGCATTCGACAAATTCGAGAAGTCCAGCAAGAGCCGGCGCCTGTCGCTGGATGCCGCCACCTGGTCGGTGAACGGTGCGTCCAACAGCCTGGACATCCTGCAATCGAGCCTCGCCGATGACGGCGCCTACGAACTCAAGGATTCCCAGGGCCAGAAAGGCGAGGAACTGCTGCAGCAGGCTGCCCAGGTCAGCCAGCTCTATCGCCTGGTGCTGCAGGGCCTGAACGAGGCGCGCTCGCGCATGGAGGCCGGCAGCGAGGCCAAGGCCGAGGGTGGCCGCATCAAGTCCGCCGCCGAGGCGCTGGAGCTGTCCGCCAAGCTGCAGGAAAGCATCACCGACCCGACCTACGTGTCGGTGCTCAAGGACGTCATCACCAACATCAACGCCTTCGTCGAGAAGCTCGATGAGTACACCGCCGCGCTGGAGGAAGAGAAACAGGTCCACGCGCAGATGAACGACCGCGCCGCCCAGGTCATGCAGCAGGTCGACAACGCCTATGCTGCGCAGCGCTCGGCGATGCTGGCGCAGCTGCGCACCAACGCGCTGCTGATCATCGGTTCGGCGGTGCTGGCCCTGCTGGTCGGTGCGCTGGCCTCGCTGCTGATCACCTGGATGATCGTGCGGCCGCTGCGCCAGGTGATCGGCATGGCCCGGCGCATCGCCGAGGGCGACCTGAGCGTGAGCGTCGAGGTGCGGCGCAAGGATGAAGTCGGGCAACTGATGGGCGCTGTCGGCAGCATGGCCGACAGCCTGCGCGGCATCGTCAGCCGGCTCAGCGATGGCGTGGGGCAGATCACCGCCTCGGCGCAGGCGCTGTCCAGCGTCACCGAGCGCACCCAGCACGGGGTTAACAGCCAGAAGGCCGAGACCGACCAGGTCGCCACGGCGATGAACCAGATGGCCGCCACCGTCCACGATGTGGCGCGTAACGCCGAAGAAGCCGCCAGTTCCGCCGAACAGGCCGACGGCAAGGTCGCCAGCGGACAGGACGTGGTGCGCCAGACGCTGGGCCGCATCGAGCAACTGGCCGACGCCGTGCGCGCGGCCACCGAAAGCATCGAGCAGCTCGGCCGCGAGAGCCAGAGCATCGGCAGCGTGCTGGTGGTGATCAAGAACGTCGCCGAACAGACCAACCTGTTGGCGCTCAACGCCGCCATCGAGGCCGCGCGGGCCGGCGAGCAGGGCAGGGGCTTCGCCGTGGTGGCCGACGAGGTGCGGGCGCTGGCGCGACGTACCCAGCAGTCCACCGCCGAAATCGAGACGTTGATCGCCGCCCTGCAGAATGGGGCGACTACCTCCGTTCAACGCATGCAGCGCAGCCACGCGCTGGTGGAAATGACCGTGGGCGACGCGGTGCAGACCGAAGCCGCGCTGGGCACCATCGCCTCGGCGGTGGCGGTGATCCACCAGATGAACCAGCAGATCGCTGCCGCGTCCGAACAGCAGAGCGCGGTGGCCGAGGAGATCAGCCGCAGCGTCACCAGCATCCGGGGCATCGCCGACGAATCGGCGCAGGCCATGGAATCCACCGCCTCGTCCAGCGTCGAGCTGGCGCAGCTCAGCCGCGAGCTACAGGGGCTGGTGGGGCAGTTCCGGCTGTGA
- a CDS encoding SulP family inorganic anion transporter: MSLARWLPGLDSLLHYRSDWLPRDVQAGLSVAAVQIPTAIAYSQIIGFPPQVGLYACILPMLIYAIVGSSRQLMVGPDAATAAMVAAAITPLAAGNPERLLQLSMIVAVLVGVLSIAAGFARAGFVASFLSRPTLVGYLNGIGLSLIAGQLGKILGYHSETSGFVRGLIALIRNLTDTHLPTLALGVGTLLLMILLPRRYPKIPGALVGVLFASVIAALFGLDQYGIKLLGEVPQGLPHLTWPKTSVEEAGSLFRDAMGITIVSFCSAMLTARSFAARHGYTIDANHEFMALGMANIGAGISQGFVISGADSRTAVNDMVGGKSQMVGVVAALVIGVVLLLFSKPLGWVPMPALGAVLLMAGWGLIDFRALRGFWALSRFEFGLCVLTTVGVLSVGVLPGIFVAIMLALLRLLYLTYRPHDAVMGWVHGIDGQVEIEQYPNARTLPGLVIYRFDAPVLFFNADYFKQRILEVVARTPNARAVLLNAEGILSLDISGLTTLREVQQTLDAQGVHLSLARVTGETLALLKRSQLLGEVKPPLAFSSVRAGVNAYRRWHLQRKHEQEAAERAAAASQPELPHQPL; encoded by the coding sequence ATGTCACTCGCCCGCTGGCTGCCCGGTCTGGACAGCCTGCTGCACTACCGTTCCGACTGGCTGCCGCGCGATGTGCAGGCGGGCCTGTCGGTGGCCGCCGTGCAGATTCCCACCGCCATTGCCTATTCGCAGATCATCGGCTTTCCGCCTCAGGTCGGGCTGTATGCCTGCATCCTGCCGATGCTGATCTACGCCATCGTCGGTAGCTCCCGGCAGTTGATGGTCGGCCCCGACGCCGCCACCGCCGCCATGGTCGCGGCCGCCATCACGCCGCTGGCGGCGGGTAATCCGGAGCGGCTGCTGCAGTTGTCGATGATCGTCGCGGTGCTGGTCGGCGTCCTGTCCATCGCCGCCGGTTTCGCCCGCGCCGGCTTCGTCGCCAGTTTCCTGTCGCGTCCCACCCTAGTGGGGTATCTCAACGGCATCGGCCTGAGCCTGATCGCCGGCCAACTCGGCAAGATTCTCGGCTACCACAGCGAGACCAGCGGCTTCGTCCGGGGCCTGATCGCGCTGATCCGCAATCTCACCGACACGCATCTGCCAACCCTGGCACTGGGTGTCGGCACCCTGTTGTTGATGATCCTGCTGCCTCGCCGCTACCCGAAGATTCCCGGCGCACTGGTGGGCGTGCTGTTCGCCTCGGTCATCGCCGCCCTGTTCGGCCTCGACCAATACGGTATCAAGCTGCTGGGCGAGGTGCCGCAAGGCCTGCCGCACCTGACCTGGCCAAAGACCAGCGTCGAGGAAGCCGGCAGCCTGTTCCGCGACGCCATGGGCATCACCATCGTCAGTTTCTGCAGCGCGATGCTCACCGCGCGCAGCTTCGCCGCCCGCCACGGCTACACCATCGACGCCAACCACGAGTTCATGGCGCTGGGCATGGCCAACATCGGCGCGGGGATTTCCCAGGGCTTCGTCATCAGCGGCGCAGACTCACGCACCGCGGTGAACGACATGGTCGGCGGCAAGAGCCAGATGGTCGGCGTGGTCGCCGCACTGGTCATCGGCGTGGTCCTGCTGCTGTTCAGCAAACCGCTGGGCTGGGTGCCGATGCCGGCGCTGGGCGCGGTGTTGCTGATGGCCGGCTGGGGCCTGATCGACTTCCGTGCGCTGCGCGGCTTCTGGGCGCTGAGCCGATTCGAGTTCGGCCTGTGCGTGCTGACCACGGTGGGCGTGCTCAGCGTCGGCGTGCTGCCGGGAATATTCGTCGCCATCATGCTCGCCCTGCTGCGCCTGCTGTACCTCACCTACCGCCCGCACGACGCGGTGATGGGCTGGGTGCACGGCATCGACGGCCAGGTGGAGATCGAGCAGTACCCCAACGCGCGCACCTTGCCGGGGCTGGTGATCTATCGCTTCGACGCGCCAGTCCTGTTCTTCAATGCCGACTACTTCAAGCAGCGCATCCTCGAGGTCGTGGCCCGGACACCGAACGCCCGCGCCGTACTGCTCAACGCCGAAGGCATCCTCAGCCTGGACATCAGCGGCCTGACCACGCTGCGCGAAGTGCAGCAGACCCTCGACGCCCAGGGCGTTCACCTGTCACTGGCGCGAGTGACCGGCGAGACGCTGGCCCTGCTCAAGCGCTCGCAGTTGCTCGGCGAGGTGAAGCCACCACTGGCGTTCAGCTCGGTGCGCGCAGGTGTCAACGCCTACCGACGCTGGCACCTGCAGCGCAAGCACGAACAGGAAGCCGCCGAGCGCGCCGCGGCGGCGTCACAGCCGGAACTGCCCCACCAGCCCCTGTAG
- a CDS encoding NADP-dependent oxidoreductase, with protein MSAQINRQFQLAQRPVGAATRDTFAYVETPVGEPGPGQILVKNQYLSLDPAMRGWMNDAKSYIAPVAIGDVMRALGVGKVVASQHPDFKVGDEVNGALGVQDYFLGEPKGFYKVDSQRAPLPLYLSALGMTGMTAYFGFLDVGLPQAGDTVVVSGAAGAVGSVVGQIAKIKGCRVVGIAGGADKCRYLVDELGFDGAIDYKAEDVNAGLKRECPKGVNVFFDNVGGDILDAVLARLAPKARVVICGAISQYNNKEAVRGPANYLSLLVNRARMEGMVVMDYAHRFQEGFKDMATWIAEGKLKSKEDIVEGLETFPETLAKLFSGENFGKLVLKV; from the coding sequence ATGTCTGCCCAGATCAACCGCCAGTTCCAGCTCGCCCAGCGCCCGGTCGGCGCCGCCACCCGCGACACCTTCGCCTACGTGGAAACCCCGGTCGGCGAGCCCGGCCCGGGGCAGATCCTGGTGAAGAACCAGTACCTGTCGCTGGACCCGGCCATGCGCGGCTGGATGAACGACGCCAAGTCCTACATCGCCCCGGTGGCCATCGGCGACGTGATGCGCGCCCTGGGTGTGGGCAAGGTGGTCGCCTCGCAGCACCCGGACTTCAAGGTCGGTGACGAGGTAAACGGCGCCCTCGGCGTGCAGGATTATTTCCTCGGCGAGCCGAAGGGCTTCTATAAGGTGGACAGCCAGCGCGCGCCGCTGCCGCTGTATCTGTCCGCGCTGGGCATGACCGGCATGACCGCCTACTTCGGCTTCCTTGATGTCGGCCTGCCCCAGGCTGGGGATACCGTGGTCGTTTCCGGCGCCGCCGGCGCGGTGGGTAGCGTGGTCGGGCAGATCGCCAAGATCAAAGGCTGCCGCGTGGTGGGTATCGCCGGCGGTGCCGACAAGTGCCGCTACCTGGTGGACGAACTGGGCTTCGACGGCGCCATCGACTACAAGGCCGAGGACGTCAACGCCGGCCTCAAGCGCGAGTGTCCCAAGGGCGTGAACGTGTTCTTCGACAACGTCGGCGGCGACATCCTCGACGCCGTGCTGGCCCGTCTGGCGCCCAAGGCGCGGGTGGTGATCTGCGGCGCGATCAGCCAGTACAACAACAAGGAAGCCGTGCGCGGCCCGGCCAACTACCTGTCGCTGCTGGTCAATCGCGCGCGGATGGAAGGCATGGTGGTGATGGATTACGCCCATCGCTTCCAGGAAGGCTTCAAAGACATGGCGACCTGGATTGCCGAAGGCAAGCTGAAGTCGAAGGAGGACATCGTCGAAGGCCTGGAAACCTTCCCCGAGACCTTGGCCAAGCTGTTCAGCGGTGAGAACTTCGGCAAGCTGGTGCTGAAGGTCTGA
- a CDS encoding SDR family oxidoreductase, which translates to MSQLLSGQVALVTGAGNGIGRATAQAFAQQGVKVVVSDVDAKGGEATVELIRAAGGEATFIRCDVTRDAEVKALVEGTVAAYGRLDYAFNNAGIEIEKGKLADGEESEFDAIMGVNVKGVWLCMKHQIPVMLEQGGGAIVNTASVAGLGAAPKMSIYAASKHAVIGLTKSAAIEYAKKKIRVNAVCPAVIDTDMFRRAYEADPKKAEFAAAMHPVGRVGRVEEIAGAVLYLCSDHAGFTTGIALPVDGGATAI; encoded by the coding sequence ATGAGTCAGCTGCTTTCCGGCCAGGTTGCCCTGGTCACTGGCGCCGGTAACGGTATCGGTCGCGCCACCGCCCAGGCCTTCGCCCAGCAGGGCGTGAAGGTCGTGGTTTCCGACGTCGACGCCAAGGGCGGCGAAGCCACGGTAGAACTGATCCGCGCCGCTGGCGGCGAGGCTACCTTCATCCGCTGCGACGTGACCCGCGACGCCGAGGTCAAGGCGCTGGTGGAGGGCACCGTGGCTGCTTACGGTCGTCTGGACTACGCCTTCAACAACGCCGGTATCGAGATCGAAAAGGGCAAGCTGGCCGACGGCGAGGAAAGCGAGTTCGACGCCATCATGGGCGTCAACGTGAAGGGCGTCTGGCTGTGCATGAAGCACCAGATCCCGGTGATGCTGGAGCAGGGCGGCGGCGCCATCGTCAACACCGCCTCGGTCGCAGGCCTGGGTGCCGCGCCGAAGATGAGCATCTACGCGGCTTCCAAACATGCGGTGATTGGCCTGACCAAGTCCGCCGCCATCGAGTACGCGAAAAAGAAAATTCGCGTCAACGCCGTGTGCCCGGCAGTGATCGACACCGACATGTTCCGCCGCGCTTACGAGGCCGATCCGAAGAAGGCCGAGTTCGCCGCCGCCATGCACCCGGTGGGCCGTGTGGGTCGCGTCGAGGAAATCGCCGGCGCGGTGCTGTACCTGTGCAGTGACCACGCCGGCTTCACCACGGGCATCGCGCTGCCGGTGGATGGTGGGGCGACGGCGATCTGA